One Ananas comosus cultivar F153 linkage group 1, ASM154086v1, whole genome shotgun sequence DNA window includes the following coding sequences:
- the LOC109711077 gene encoding PHD finger protein EHD3-like, producing MLEEERKCNGAAVKVEDSAREEGLITYKRRKRPRPSPDDGGASDNSNRKRERDIGWDHAMMVDGNRLHWQCNWCGLTRYNGGVSRLKWHLAGGFAVRKCPNVPEEVSRMIKNNLFMKRRSKKRRLDISGGTDNMTILNCCNGDAANDENHLPVDLELQVESTARVSKGATRQSEADHDPTTKGMEDITGTVLSKCPYEQNVNGRTNSIWSHWRDVLKNMLQLPSISDGDGIKSCIDDALKCGPSGFTMKPNTANGPRVIENQQDRYEGHCEVKTNSERLNSSISSASDGSRDGNQVDANANTNTTKCKNAFEDILRSEKFVLLCDFLYKVFPDSKSKTYFDFSLINSKMKNGDYGRSPESFNQDIQKVWEEMQKAGQNIIHLTSSLSSVSRASYQKQIDGDLELGAGEHKSKENCVVDLEPKNSLESHTTVQFTSCNSDPSTKLDQTDASVPYKIFSCKHCGREANGEQTLMCDGCEEMYHLSCIQPPIKPIPTRSWYCMVCRTNSIQFKSCNVDPSTKPDQTEASGLYKILPCKQCGQEANGDRRLICDGCEAMYHFSCLQPTVKSIPTRSWYCTTCRPVQKESPKSHQDSLHENCVVCDRLEVSETVEANENGSVREGSEHSSLESKDPPGLSRNALSRLCKLCGACEDDDKRFLICGHVHCPYRYYHIRCLKTSQIASEAQRNKPCWYCPSCLCRACLSDKDDDKIVLCDGCDEAYHIYCMEPPRSSVPKGLWYCIPCNVARAKEGMRKYEQMILQQHRKNDFNKVGYETNGSVDLLLSAAEKLKFEEHINGK from the exons ATgttggaggaggagaggaagtgTAATGGGGCGGCGGTGAAGGTCGAGGATTCGGCCAGGGAGGAGGGGCTTATCACTTACAAGAGGCGGAAGCGCCCAAGGCCGAGTCCCGATGATGGAGGG GCCTCTGACAATTCCAACAGAAAGAGGGAAAGGGATATTGGGTGGGACCATGCGATGATGGTCGATGGAAACAGATTGCACTGGCAATGCAATTGGTGTGGACTAACACGATACAATGGGGGTGTCTCTCGACTGAAGTGGCATCTCGCTGGTGGCTTCGCGGTTCGTAAGTGCCCGAATGTTCCGGAAGAAGTTTCTAGAATGATAAAGAACAATCTCTTTATGAAACGGAGGTCCAAGAAAAGGAGATTGGATATATCCGGTGGTACAGATAATATGACAATATTAAATTGTTGCAATGGCGATGCCGCGAATGATGAAAATCATTTGCCTGTTGACCTAGAGTTGCAGGTGGAAAGTACTGCTAGGGTTTCAAAGGGAGCCACTAGACAATCCGAGGCTGACCATGATCCAACTACTAAG GGTATGGAAGATATTACTGGCACAGTATTATCAAAATGCCCTTACGAGCAAAATGTTAATGGTAGAACAAATAGTATATGGAGCCACTGGAGAGATGTTTTGAAAAACATGCTGCAATTACCATCAATAAGTGATGGTGATGGTATAAAAAGCTGCATAGATGATGCTCTTAAGTGTGGTCCTTCAGGATTCACCATGAAGCCTAACACAGCTAATGGACCTAGGGTCATAGAGAATCAACAG GATAGGTATGAGGGGCATTGTGAAGTAAAAACGAATTCCGAAAGGCTAAATAGTTCCATTAGTTCTGCCTCAGATGGATCAAGAGATGGCAATCAAGTAGatgctaatgctaatactaaTACTACAAAGTGCAAGAATGCTTTTGAAGATATATTACGTTCGGAGAAGTTTGTCTTATTATGTGATTTTCTTTACAAAGTTTTCCCAGATAGCAAAAGCAAAACATACTTTGATTTTAGCCTAATCAATTCAAAGATGAAAAATGGGGATTACGGGCGATCACCAGAATCATTCAATCAAGATATCCAAAAG GTCTGGGAGGAAATGCAAAAAGCTGGTCAGAACATAATTCATCTAACAAGCAGCCTCTCAAGTGTGTCGAGGGCTTCTTATCAGAAGCAG ATTGATGGAGATTTGGAACTTGGGGCGGGTGAACACAAGTCCAAG GAGAACTGTGTTGTTGATTTGGAACCGAAGAACTCCTTGGAGTCACACACGACCGTGCAGTTCACTTCCTGCAATTCAGACCCATCCACTAAGCTGGATCAAACTGATGCCTCCGTCCCGTATAAAATTTTCTCATGCAAACACTGTGGTCGAGAAGCTAATGGTGAGCAAACCCTCATGTGTGATGGGTGTGAAGAGATGTACCATTTATCATGCATTCAGCCCCCAATCAAACCAATCCCGACCCGTAGTTGGTACTGCATGGTCTGCCGCACTAATAGTATACAGTTCAAGTCCTGCAATGTGGACCCATCTACAAAACCAGATCAAACTGAGGCCTCCGGCCTATACAAAATTTTGCCGTGCAAACAGTGTGGCCAAGAAGCTAATGGCGATCGGAGGCTTATTTGTGATGGATGCGAAGCAATGTACCATTTCTCATGCCTCCAACCGACTGTCAAATCAATCCCGACTAGGAGTTGGTACTGCACCACCTGTCGTCCTGTTCAGAAGGAATCGCCCAAATCTCATCAAGACAGCTTGCATGAGAATTGTGTGGTTTGTGATCGCCTTGAGGTCTCCGAAACTGTGGAAGCCAATGAGAATGGAAGCGTGAGAGAGGGCTCAGAACACTCTAGTTTGGAGTCCAAGGACCCTCCGGGACTTTCTAGAAATGCTCTCTCTCGCTTGTGCAAGCTATGCGGAGCGTGTGAAGACGACGACAAGAGATTTCTAATCTGTGGCCACGTTCACTGTCCTTACAGGTACTACCACATAAGATGCCTAAAGACTTCCCAAATTGCTAGCGAGGCGCAACGAAATAAGCCCTGTTGGTATTGCCCTTCTTGCCTATGCCGAGCTTGTCTCTCTGATAAAGATGACGATAAGATTGTGTTATGTGATGGTTGTGATGAGGCGTACCACATATATTGCATGGAACCACCTCGGAGTTCTGTGCCCAAGGGGCTATGGTATTGTATTCCGTGCAACGTGGCAAGGGCAAAGGAGGGGATGAGGAAGTATGAACAGATGATTTTACAGCAACATAGAAAGAATGATTTTAATAAGGTAGGTTACGAGACTAACGGGTCGGTGGATTTGCTGCTTAGTGCTGCGGAGAAGTTGAAGTTTGAGGAGCACATCAATGGCAAGTAG